TCAGAAGAAGCACATTTATGAGAGCGTTGAACATCAGTGGAATGACTTTGACCTGAACAACGACGGCTCCATCACCTGGGAGGAGTATAGAAATGTGACATATGGGAGTTATCTGGGTAAGGATTCTCTGGTCCACATTTACTCTTTAGATAAAAACTTCTGATAAATTAGTCTTTCTAACAAATAACAGCAGAGATTGTCTGATTGGTCTTGATCAATTTTGGTTGATTTAGATGACCCATTGACGGATACAGAGTATAACTACACCCACATGATGTGGAGAGACGAGAGACGTTTTCGAGTTGCAGACAGAAATGGAGATCTGATTGCTGATAAAGAGGAGTTCACAGCTTTTCTTCATCCGGAGGATTATGAACACATGAATGACGTCGTTGTTCAGGTGATGATGATGTCCATGACGTCATGTGACATTGTTATTACTCTCATATTTAACATCCATCTTTCTGTCACAGGAAACGATTGAAGACATCGACAAGAACGGAGATGGTTTCATCGACCTAAAAGAGTATATCGGTAAAAACTGCAGATAACTGCATCACTTTACTGAGAACATTAGCTTTCTGTAACAGTGGCAGATGGTGAGGAAGTTTTATGGTTTTCATGGTAACATCTGCATCATGCAGCTGGAAGTGAGAAATGGTGAGTTTCTGATGTTTCCACACTTCACAATATGTAAAATCAGATCTTTACATTACAGACTATAAGGCCATCAACAGTCTCCATATGATGTGGTCCATGAGTACAGCGGACACATCCTGGTCAAGGTTTCAGTCCCAATTTAAGGTGAAGGGGAGGACTTGGTACCAACGATAGCACAGGTGACAAGGTGAAACCCAGACCGAGAAAATAAACCTGAAACTGATAATGGTCAGAGAGCCACACCAAAAGATGTATGACGAGAAAtctacagcaacaaaaattGTGAAAAGAAATCTCTGATCTTTTCAGGAAACATCAGAAATGAGCTTATGGTGAAAAGTTGCAGATCTTTGATGAGGATGGACTatagccctgtttccaccaatgggACCTGTTGGGATGGGattagtgttaattttatcagccatttttaaatttagtctcagttttagtccagtttcaatcgcacttattagttttttatcacatttagtcaacctcatCCCGATTTTATTTAGGCAAGTTTTAGtcgagcattttagtctttattttagtccaagaaaacataattttatgtctagttttagtcaactaAAACTGTCAGCATTTTAGTCTAGTTTCAGTCAGGAcaatcattttacccttttacttttttttgtcagcagataatattgaacattgttagtagttagtagaacattgttacatttaacaatccatttaaaactcatacttaaaacataactatccgattttatgcagaaataattgcaggcatttttaatgtttacatacatttatttatattaatattgatgccaatTTAAATCAGATGTCCTCATGATGGTAACCttaagacaaacagaacagcattttatgtcgccaaataaatacattgggaTGGAAACtcctagatcagtggttcccaaccaaCTTTTTTAACTTGGAACCCCATTTTGATATCACAAAACTCTTGTGACCCCAAatattcaaaacacaattttacttacttttataccacatttagactatttcatgtatgaaaatgtaggttaaagtcGTTTCAATTAAGTGTGGTGTATTATTTTgtctagatgatttgttttagtacgtttttagtttttagtttgcatccatgtgtagctgcccaGGTGTTTTAAGTGCACTATAGTTCACTTGCAGCCcctagattagctcatacttctgtctgctttaattaaacttgcaatccaactgaaaacatagttgcccGACCAGTATAACGtatctaagttagcataaattctacttcacacacaattctatCAACAAGTGGCTATGGTCGCTAGATGCTAAGAAGCTAATGTAAGTTAACCAGCCACACACGTTATCTATCAACAAGTGGCTGCAGCTGAGAGCTGTGTGCTGCTGCTAGGACAAAGCCTCGTATGAGTGCTTTAGGACGGGAGAGGGGTCTGTGCAGGACTGACTCCACATTAAAAATAGTAATCTATGTTCAttcatgtcagtctccaaaagtctctactactaccagaaaaagttgctagatttgttgctagtcgcttttgtggaaaaaaaagtcactaaaGGTGTCACGGTGCTTTGGCTGGGGTTGAGATTTCCCAcccgtccctgaaggcattcttCCTTCACTTCTGATTGCCTACTCTGATTGCCGATTTGCTCCACTAGCACTGTGTTCtatatatacctgtgtgtggCAACTTCTctttgccagatcgtcttggtaaCCCGACCCGTTTTGACCTGGATtttctgattctgcctgccccagtctggtaactctgtttttctgtctttggatTTTTCTGGAACTCTGACCTTTGGATTATCTTCAGGATTT
The window above is part of the Melanotaenia boesemani isolate fMelBoe1 chromosome 23, fMelBoe1.pri, whole genome shotgun sequence genome. Proteins encoded here:
- the LOC121634551 gene encoding calumenin-A-like isoform X3; protein product: MICPVLMCFLLCVASGSSKPTERKTRVHHEEPLSQLEHSDDKNFDYDHEAFLGQNQAKTFDHLSPEESKRRLSIIVDKIDENKDSFVSEEELKLWIKNAQKKHIYESVEHQWNDFDLNNDGSITWEEYRNVTYGSYLDDPLTDTEYNYTHMMWRDERRFRVADRNGDLIADKEEFTAFLHPEDYEHMNDVVVQETIEDIDKNGDGFIDLKEYIETLCLDK